Proteins encoded by one window of Streptomyces sp. NBC_01571:
- a CDS encoding MarR family winged helix-turn-helix transcriptional regulator — MGRGQWLNEQEAHVWHSFLDLRRRIESVINQQLSEDAGLSSVDYELLVPLSEAPDGVLRFRELGRMVGWERSRLSHQVRRMEQRGLVQREDCATDARGLMIRLTPTGRAAITAAAPEHVKVVRRYFFESLTEEEVATLADVYDRLLARIDSDVPGSAAP, encoded by the coding sequence ATGGGACGAGGGCAGTGGCTGAACGAGCAAGAGGCTCATGTCTGGCACTCGTTTCTGGATCTGCGCCGTCGCATCGAGTCCGTGATCAACCAGCAACTCAGCGAGGACGCCGGTCTGTCCTCGGTGGACTACGAGCTCCTCGTTCCCTTGTCCGAGGCCCCGGACGGGGTACTCCGATTCCGGGAACTGGGGCGCATGGTGGGCTGGGAACGCAGCCGCCTGTCGCACCAGGTGCGACGCATGGAGCAGCGGGGGCTCGTTCAGCGTGAGGACTGCGCCACCGACGCCCGTGGATTGATGATCCGCCTCACGCCGACAGGCCGTGCCGCCATTACGGCCGCCGCGCCGGAACACGTCAAGGTCGTGCGACGGTACTTCTTCGAGTCCCTCACCGAAGAAGAGGTGGCAACGCTGGCGGACGTCTACGACCGACTGCTCGCCAGGATCGATTCCGACGTGCCCGGCAGCGCTGCACCCTGA
- a CDS encoding FUSC family protein has product MRDVRGVWAVVGPQFRKWHQEPVVVQSVRSAAAASIAYVIAVRLSPEPAPLTAPLTALLVVQVTLYSTLTTGIRRVNSVVAGVMVAIGFSLLVGLTWWSLALLILASLAVGHLVRVSEFVPEVAISAMLVLGVTRVGDTAWARVLETLIGAVVGLGCNLLFAPPVWVGAAGQSIEDLARRVRQLMLRMGEEAAGRTPVEHATARLHEARRLDHDIVGVDAALRQAEDSLKLNPRVREGLLHRIVLRTGLDTLEICTVVLRVLARTLTDLAKERDPEPLFEPQVGAVLEQLLSEVADAVVSFAVLVTTDVSHSAESAETRLAAELTTASATRDKLAQLLLDGVQRDARQWQLHGAVLTEVNRILDELDTEHRSRRLMEELDRGAREQRERRPHLTRLREYLRVPLPRRSRNRPAASRRSL; this is encoded by the coding sequence ATGCGAGACGTACGTGGTGTGTGGGCCGTGGTGGGACCACAGTTCCGGAAGTGGCACCAGGAACCCGTGGTCGTCCAGTCGGTGCGGTCGGCCGCGGCGGCGAGCATCGCGTATGTGATCGCGGTCCGGCTCAGCCCCGAGCCCGCACCGCTCACCGCCCCGCTGACCGCGCTCCTCGTCGTACAGGTCACGCTCTACTCCACCCTCACCACCGGCATCCGCCGGGTGAACTCCGTGGTGGCCGGCGTCATGGTCGCCATCGGCTTCAGCCTGCTCGTGGGGCTGACCTGGTGGAGCCTGGCCCTGCTCATCCTCGCCTCGCTGGCCGTCGGCCACCTGGTGCGGGTCAGCGAGTTCGTACCCGAGGTGGCGATCAGCGCCATGCTCGTCCTCGGCGTGACCCGGGTCGGGGACACCGCCTGGGCCAGGGTCCTGGAGACGCTGATCGGCGCGGTGGTCGGGCTCGGCTGCAATCTGCTGTTCGCTCCCCCCGTGTGGGTGGGCGCGGCCGGCCAGTCCATCGAGGACCTGGCACGGCGCGTACGCCAGTTGATGCTGCGCATGGGCGAGGAGGCGGCGGGTCGCACCCCCGTGGAGCACGCCACCGCCCGGCTGCACGAGGCGCGGCGCCTGGACCACGACATCGTCGGGGTGGACGCGGCACTGCGGCAGGCCGAGGACAGCCTGAAACTCAATCCCCGCGTCCGTGAGGGCCTGCTGCACCGGATCGTGCTGCGCACCGGACTCGACACGCTGGAGATCTGCACGGTGGTGTTGCGGGTGCTCGCGCGCACCCTCACCGACCTCGCCAAGGAGCGCGATCCCGAGCCCCTGTTCGAACCGCAGGTGGGTGCGGTGCTGGAGCAGCTGCTGAGCGAGGTCGCCGACGCCGTGGTGAGTTTCGCCGTCCTGGTGACCACGGACGTCAGCCACAGCGCCGAGTCGGCGGAGACCCGGCTCGCCGCGGAGCTGACCACGGCGTCGGCGACCCGCGACAAACTCGCCCAGCTGCTGCTCGACGGGGTCCAGCGGGACGCCCGTCAGTGGCAGCTGCACGGCGCCGTCCTCACGGAGGTCAACCGCATCCTGGACGAGCTCGACACGGAGCACCGCTCGCGGCGGCTGATGGAGGAACTCGACCGCGGCGCGCGCGAGCAGCGCGAGCGCCGGCCTCACCTCACCCGTCTGCGGGAATACCTGCGCGTCCCGCTGCCGCGCCGCAGCCGGAACCGTCCGGCGGCCTCGCGACGTTCTCTGTAG
- a CDS encoding zinc-binding dehydrogenase codes for MRAVRIEEFGGPEVLVPVEVPDPVAGPGQVLVRVAAAGVNRADALVRAGVYHRAGRPPLIPGVEASGVVVAVGEGVTGVGVGQRVMALDGVNAPGFYAELAVVPAERVTVLPDGVELTQAATLPVAWLSAWYCLLRLAKVTKDDTVLVKAAASGVGSAAVQIAAGAGARVIASAGSPEKTAWAAGFGAHDILDTSVHPDDAEVDEVLRLTGGRGADIVLDTVGGPAFGRSLREVGHGGRVVALANVALEPSVVDTRDFYPKNASVLGFQLTNLQIHGYDPRADLRELAEQVAAGRYRVPVEAVFPLERARAAHERLERREHRGKIVLAVHDGV; via the coding sequence ATGCGTGCGGTGCGGATCGAGGAGTTCGGCGGGCCCGAGGTGCTGGTCCCGGTGGAGGTGCCGGACCCGGTCGCGGGCCCAGGTCAGGTGCTGGTGCGGGTCGCGGCGGCGGGGGTGAACCGGGCGGACGCGCTCGTGCGGGCCGGGGTGTACCACCGGGCCGGCCGTCCGCCGCTGATCCCGGGCGTCGAGGCGTCCGGCGTCGTGGTGGCCGTGGGGGAGGGGGTGACCGGAGTCGGGGTCGGACAGCGGGTCATGGCCCTGGACGGGGTGAACGCACCTGGTTTCTACGCCGAGTTGGCCGTCGTACCGGCCGAGCGGGTGACCGTGCTCCCGGACGGCGTCGAGCTGACGCAGGCCGCCACCCTGCCCGTGGCGTGGCTGTCCGCCTGGTACTGCCTGCTCCGTCTGGCGAAGGTGACCAAGGACGACACCGTACTGGTGAAGGCCGCCGCGAGCGGGGTGGGCAGTGCGGCCGTGCAGATCGCGGCCGGTGCCGGCGCCCGTGTCATCGCGTCGGCGGGCTCACCGGAGAAGACCGCCTGGGCTGCCGGGTTCGGTGCGCACGACATCCTCGACACCTCCGTGCACCCCGACGACGCCGAGGTCGACGAGGTGCTGCGGCTGACCGGGGGGCGGGGGGCGGACATCGTCCTGGACACCGTCGGCGGCCCCGCCTTCGGGCGGAGTCTGCGCGAGGTCGGCCACGGCGGACGGGTGGTCGCCCTCGCCAACGTGGCCCTGGAGCCGAGCGTCGTCGACACCCGTGACTTCTATCCGAAGAACGCGTCCGTCCTCGGCTTCCAGCTCACCAACCTGCAGATCCACGGCTACGACCCCCGCGCGGACCTGCGGGAACTCGCCGAACAGGTCGCGGCGGGCCGGTACCGGGTGCCGGTCGAGGCGGTGTTCCCCCTCGAACGGGCACGTGCCGCGCACGAGCGTCTGGAGCGGAGGGAACACCGGGGCAAGATCGTGCTCGCCGTTCACGACGGGGTGTGA
- a CDS encoding Atu4866 domain-containing protein, with protein sequence MTDTTTTTAAPRRDDAVLSELRSPQGRPLLLAGGAVVTGNPLMGDWQKADVLIGGSLIVGVGPGLLTAAGDDNMIVIDCAGTVVLPAATDFAEAANSGTLTPGKAADVAVLQLADAPGTPVGAVPARGTHLDVLVTGGRVRLWNGRPLEETTAAAIPNEAPVFDPAHPFTGMWVEENNFVRQELLPDGRYDEARGDRPSAYQGRYWIDGTRIDYLDDLGFWAFGEFKDGALHHAGYRFTRR encoded by the coding sequence ATGACGGACACCACCACCACGACCGCGGCTCCGCGCCGCGACGACGCCGTTCTGAGCGAGTTGCGAAGCCCTCAGGGCCGGCCACTCCTGCTGGCCGGCGGCGCGGTCGTCACCGGAAACCCGCTGATGGGCGACTGGCAGAAAGCCGACGTCCTCATCGGCGGCTCACTGATCGTGGGAGTCGGCCCTGGCCTGCTGACGGCGGCGGGCGACGACAACATGATCGTCATCGATTGTGCGGGCACCGTCGTCCTGCCGGCCGCGACCGACTTCGCGGAGGCCGCCAACAGCGGCACTCTCACTCCGGGCAAGGCCGCCGACGTCGCCGTTCTCCAGCTGGCCGACGCCCCCGGAACCCCGGTCGGCGCGGTCCCGGCCCGAGGCACGCATCTCGACGTCCTGGTCACCGGAGGCCGGGTCCGCCTCTGGAACGGCCGGCCTCTGGAAGAAACCACCGCCGCCGCCATACCGAACGAAGCGCCCGTCTTCGACCCGGCACACCCGTTCACGGGGATGTGGGTCGAGGAGAACAACTTCGTACGCCAGGAACTGCTGCCCGACGGACGCTACGACGAGGCGCGCGGCGACCGCCCGAGCGCCTATCAGGGCCGCTACTGGATTGACGGCACGCGCATCGACTACCTGGACGACCTGGGTTTCTGGGCCTTCGGTGAGTTCAAGGACGGCGCCCTGCACCACGCCGGATATCGCTTCACCCGGCGTTGA
- a CDS encoding ABATE domain-containing protein, with protein MSSAPAPEPQTAFPFIGGRPALNFVATLGKRHDTPLERLPDPEALARWITEAGLHTGTDDGPVRISEADLGHARSLREAVYRLVRAAMLEEAADPGDVTRVNEAAALPDLAPQFAEPYAGPRPPLRWTAARPGPAALATVARDAVLLIGGPLLGRVKECENPTCSLLFLDDSQARRRRWCSMDRCGNLAKVAGYRSRSRAASPR; from the coding sequence ATGTCCTCAGCCCCCGCCCCCGAGCCGCAGACGGCGTTCCCCTTCATCGGCGGACGACCCGCCCTGAACTTCGTCGCCACGCTCGGCAAACGGCACGACACGCCGCTCGAACGGCTCCCGGACCCCGAGGCCCTCGCGCGCTGGATCACCGAGGCGGGCCTGCACACGGGAACGGACGACGGGCCGGTGCGGATCAGCGAGGCCGATCTCGGCCACGCCCGCTCACTGCGGGAGGCCGTCTACCGCCTCGTACGCGCCGCGATGCTCGAAGAGGCGGCGGACCCGGGCGACGTCACGCGGGTGAACGAAGCGGCGGCTCTGCCCGACCTCGCACCCCAGTTCGCCGAGCCGTACGCCGGCCCGCGGCCGCCCCTGCGCTGGACCGCCGCGCGTCCCGGCCCCGCGGCTCTGGCGACCGTGGCCCGGGACGCCGTCCTCCTGATCGGCGGCCCCCTGCTGGGCAGGGTCAAGGAGTGCGAGAACCCCACGTGCTCCCTGCTCTTCCTGGACGACTCCCAGGCCCGCCGCCGCCGCTGGTGCTCCATGGACCGCTGCGGCAATCTCGCCAAGGTGGCCGGCTACCGGTCCCGCAGCCGCGCCGCCTCCCCCCGGTGA
- a CDS encoding NADP-dependent oxidoreductase, with product MKALVARSYGPVENLTLSDVPKPTPGPGQVLVRTEASALNAIDLALVTGAVKDHLPIQHPFVPGVDVTGVVEAVGEGVSRFGAGDRILAWNGVPSGGLAEYALVENAPSAALRPATLGPAESAALPTAALTAAALVDEAKPQDDERVLVVGASGGVGSFAVQLAKQTGAKVLATARADEEDLLRRLGADATVDYMNSDVTAEALRWAPGGVDVVIDLTHAGPALAGAAAAARPGGRLVSPLMGPPAFDRDVTAVYTGTRTPAGRLEALAAQAAEGHLIVEIGARYSFADAAQALTDYAHTHLPGKVVITF from the coding sequence ATGAAGGCACTGGTCGCCCGCTCCTACGGGCCCGTGGAGAATCTGACCCTCTCGGACGTGCCCAAGCCCACGCCCGGACCGGGCCAAGTCCTGGTCCGCACCGAGGCGTCGGCGCTGAACGCCATCGACCTCGCCCTGGTCACCGGAGCGGTCAAGGATCATCTGCCGATCCAGCACCCCTTCGTGCCGGGCGTCGACGTCACCGGCGTCGTCGAGGCGGTCGGCGAGGGCGTGTCCCGCTTCGGTGCGGGGGACCGCATCCTCGCCTGGAACGGCGTGCCTTCTGGCGGCCTCGCCGAGTACGCGCTCGTCGAGAATGCTCCTTCCGCCGCCCTGCGCCCGGCCACGCTGGGTCCGGCCGAGTCGGCCGCACTCCCGACCGCCGCGCTCACGGCGGCCGCACTCGTCGACGAAGCCAAGCCGCAGGACGACGAGAGGGTGCTCGTGGTCGGCGCCTCCGGGGGCGTCGGCTCCTTCGCGGTACAGCTCGCCAAGCAGACCGGCGCCAAGGTCCTGGCCACCGCGCGAGCCGACGAGGAGGACCTTCTGCGGCGGCTCGGCGCCGATGCGACCGTCGACTACATGAACTCCGACGTCACCGCGGAGGCTCTGCGCTGGGCCCCCGGCGGCGTCGACGTCGTGATCGATCTGACCCATGCGGGACCGGCGTTGGCCGGCGCCGCTGCCGCGGCGCGCCCGGGTGGCCGTCTGGTCTCCCCCTTGATGGGTCCTCCGGCCTTCGACCGCGACGTCACCGCCGTCTACACCGGCACCCGGACGCCTGCCGGGCGGCTCGAAGCCCTTGCGGCCCAAGCGGCCGAGGGACACCTCATCGTCGAGATCGGCGCGCGCTACTCCTTCGCGGATGCCGCGCAGGCACTGACCGACTACGCCCACACACACCTGCCCGGCAAGGTCGTCATCACCTTCTGA